In Antechinus flavipes isolate AdamAnt ecotype Samford, QLD, Australia chromosome 3, AdamAnt_v2, whole genome shotgun sequence, a genomic segment contains:
- the LOC127557278 gene encoding LOW QUALITY PROTEIN: 40S ribosomal protein S12-like (The sequence of the model RefSeq protein was modified relative to this genomic sequence to represent the inferred CDS: inserted 2 bases in 1 codon; substituted 1 base at 1 genomic stop codon) has protein sequence TAAVAEEGIADGGDVNVNPALQEMLKIALINWGSCEAAKALDKRQVHLCVFASNCDEPMHITLVEALCAKHPINLIRVMXQQKLGXWVSLCKIDREGKPCKVVACSCGVVKEYDKESQVKDVTKEYFKCKK, from the exons ACTGCTGCTGTGGCCGAGGAAGGCATTGCTGATGGAGGTGATGTGAACGTTAACCCTGCTCTACAAGAAATGCTGAAGATTGCCCTCATCAACTGGGGAAGTTGTGAAGCTGCCAAAGCCTTGGACAAACGCCAAGTCCATCTCTGTGTTTTTGCTTCCAACTGTGATGAACCTATGCACATAACATTGGTTGAAGCCCTGTGTGCTAAACATCCAATCAACTTGATCAGGGTAAT ACAACAAAAACTGGGTTAATGGGTAAGTCTCTGTAAAATTGACAGAGAGGGAAAACCCTGTAAAGTGGTTGCCTGCAGTTGTGGTGTTGTTAAGGAATATGACAAGGAATCTCAGGTTAAAGATGTcaccaaagaatattttaaatgcaagaaatga